GTACCAGTCTGAACCCAAAATTTTGCAAACTTTTTATGGAATTCTAAGACCATAGTTTGCTTTCCTTGTTGGGTTTGTGATAAAAAGGTAGAAGTTGACCCCTAGGAGAAAGGGAAAGGTACTAGCtcctaaacaaaaaataatagtaataaaagtGAAGCCAAAAAGCAAGAGAGGAGGAGGGTGGTTTCTCCACTAAATCCCCATCAAAATCCAGGTTGAGGTAGGTATAATCCACCAACTTCCTTTTAAACCAAATCCCAATTACTTCAAACCACCCAAAAAGCGACCCCCTCCACTTCCTCCTCTCAAGTCTCAACAACTCAATTGTCTACACAATCAAGATATAAACCAACTGTCAAAAACttgaatttcatttcatttcatttgatcGTAcctttgaggtcagataatgacCCTACTGTGTAAATCATATTCCCTCAAAtgcaataaattataataagatattaatacATTATAAATGATGAGTATTATGTATGACCCAAATGATAGTAAAAAAGGGTGGGGTAGCCTTGAAGGAAATGGCATCCTCTCAGCTGTCACCCAATAATATGATGTGAACTTATGAATATTAAGGATCAAGGAAAAAGGGGGAAAGGAGAGAATTATGGGGGCGGAGGGGGGAGTGATTTTATGTGAGGATGCTCCAATCAATGCCATCAATTGATGCAATCATAATAATAACTTTGACAACATTGTTGCTATATATGATAGAGCCAAATATTAAAAGAGTACTATCAATGAATGCCCCTATATTCCTATACTACTGTTACTCTATTCCTATACCCAATAAAATGCCTgacacctttttcttttttcaacttCCTTTCAACTACCTTTCAAATACTTGGCCCATCTCACCCATCACTTTTTCCACCTCCCCACCTCCCACTCTCTTTAATGCCCATTTCCACCTCCCCTACcccccttttttctttcctttaatcCCTTCTGTTTGGTTTTTGGTCTCTGCTGACAAATTTGTAGCAGTTAGTTCACAGTCAAAATTTTCTGAAAAAGTTTTTATACAGAAATTTTTCTGTGTTGAAAACTTTTACTCTATTATtaaagataaagaagaaaaattccaaGACCTTTTCCTGGAATATGTTACAAATGTTAGGGTAGGAAAGGAGCATAGCATTCAAATTTGGAACATTTTAGGGAAAGAAGGGGGGTTTTCAAATAGGTTGAAAGAACTTCTCAAGCCAAAGATGCCCAATTTTGAGAGGAAAAGGAGAAAGGGGAGTCAAAATGCCGGAATCTTCAACAGAAATGAGGATGTGGCAGCATCTGATTGGTGACTCAGACCCATGATGAAGAGATAATTAGAAAGGAAGATGTAGGGGGAAGTAGGCTTTAGTTACCCCAGTGGTGATGAATCCACCAAAGTCTTCAAAAgggcaccaaaaaaaaaaaaaggcaaagcaAAAAGGGAGAAGAGCTGTATATAAGGAGTGAGTGACGGTAGCCTATTGGGTGGTGTTGAGTGGTGAGTGGCGAGTGGCGGTGGTggagatggtggtggtggtgatggtggtggtggtggtggtggtgatgggaTGGTGGTGGGTGACAGGTTCACGTGACTGACCACCACCGTGAGTGAGTGGTGGATGTCTTGGTTGGCTTCATATCAACGCTAACAGCCAAAATAAGACCCAACCGCACCACCATTACCAACATAACCACAAAAAGATAACACCACCAAAATTAACAAAAGTTTCATTTCTATCATTAACTCTTTTGACAAACACCTCCCATTTCACTAATGCTAGTGGTCTCCTCCCCCACCCTTTGCTTTCCCACTCACTCCTCACTACCCCTCCTCCCCCTTTCCCCATTATTGCTTTctgcctttctttttttttcattttttcattttttttccttttgtatttttttttttattttggtttttttgatACATGTTAGCAGCTAAAACTCATGTAAAAAGTTTAGAATGGGAAGACATGGATAGAGAGCCTAACCAAGAAGATCCACCTCTACTTCCTACCAATAACTCCAAGGAGGACTCTCCTAGAAAGCCACTTGGTGGTGGTagtagtggtggtggtggtggtggtggcggtgCCGGTGGCGCTGATAGATTGAAAAGAGATGAATGGAGCGAAGGTGCGGTTTCTAGCCTTCTTGAGGCCTATGAGACCAAATGGGTGCTCAGAAATCGCGCCAAGCTCAAGGGCCATGACTGGGAAGAGGTTGCACGCCATGTTTCATCTCGGGCCAATTGTACTAAATCTCCCAAGACTCAAACTCAGTGCAAGAATAAGATCGAGTCCATGAAGAAACGGTACCGGTCTGAGTCTGCCACTCCAGATGCCTCCTCATGGCCTTTGTTTCAGCGCCTTGATCTCTTGCTCCGGGGAAGTGGCGCCCCTCCTATGCCACCTCCAGTAACCACTCCTTTGATGTTGCTTGAAACATTGCCGCCTCAGCCACCCCCTCCGCCGTCTCAGCCTCCTCATCCTCTTATGATCACCCAAAACTCCCATGAGTCCAACGGCCTTCATCGGGCTGCCAAGGTCAGTGAGAAATCTCCTTTTCTCTATCAATTACGCATGAACTtcatacatgtatatatatatatcttagcAATATTCACAAGTGGAAAAAATTGTTCCTTTGAATTTCTTACAAGTACATTTTCCAAAGGCTTGTTTCCAAACCAATTCAATGAAGGATAGTCTGTAGTAAGCCTTCTACATTATGAGATTATACTTTTCTAATCCATATTCTTAATGTTCAATTCCCAGAAGAAAATTctagaagaaggaaaaaaatcgAAGTCCTTAGTTGAATTACACCCTAAATTTCTCCTTTGTCTTCCCCAAGGCATCTAAAATGTCACTTGAGAAATCACTTTGGATCCACTTGAAGTCAATCTAGATAGCTAGTATAATGTTGCTCAAAAACATATTGTAAAATTAGTTACCCATatgtaaaaatcataaaaacttGGTGCTATACCCTTTGATTTTAACAGGAAGATGCAGTGGGAACAAAATTGTCTGATCATGCATCAGATAAGGTTCCCATGGAGACGGATAGTAGCACACCAGCCCTCTACAGCGAAAAGGAGAAATTGAAGtccaagaaaataaagatgagaatagagaagaagaagaggcgAAGAAGGGAAGATTGGGAGGTGGCTGAGAGCATTAGGTGGCTAGCAGAAGTAGTTGTAAGGTCAGAGCAAGCAAGGATGGACACCATGAGAGAGCTGGAGAGGATGAGAGTGGAAGCTGATGCCAAGAGAGGTGAGATGGATCTCAAGCGCACTGAGATCATTGCCAACACTCAGTTGGAGATTGCTAGGCTCTTTGCAGGCAGTGGGAAAGGCGTCGATTCTTCATTGAGAATTGGAAGAAGTTGATTATGATAATATATGTACTTATATGTATAGACTTTGTGTTAACACTGAAGAGAAGGAAGGGGTCAGAAAACTTTACTATAGAGGTACTATTGTGGGGGGAAATAACATCTCTACCTCATTGTAATATTATATCTTTAATTCAACAAGCGCAGTGTTTTACATGGAAAGATTCAATTACAGTCACTTTCCATGCAAAAGCTTGATAACCTAGGAATCAACTTGGTTGTGTAAATGCAGCCCAAGAGTTGCATTAGGAGGGGAGGAGTAAAGAATCTGTTATATACTACAGCCTAATTTGATTCAATGAAAATCAGACACCCACTGGCCTTGTTATCAGTATGCTATTAGTTTGTGGAATTTCTATAGTTGTTAACCCAATGGTAATGCAAAATGAATAGTCCAAAACTACATGGGAAATCCCTGGTTTTCTGTCTACAAAGAAAATTGTGAGGGTGCCATGAATGGTGATTGTTGGGGTGCAATAATACAGCTCTTAAGTTCAGGGATGGGTGCATGGTGTGATGTTGAATGTTATAAAGGTTTGGTTTACTTTCATTGAACACTAATTGGTTTTTAGATAAGGTGATTAAAGCTCGATCCGGAAATtagtatcagagccaagggttATGGTTTCTAGTTAGGGAGTGTCATATAACCTGGGAATGGATCTCGTCCAAATGATGGTTCTTAAAACAGGGTTGtaataattatcaatttttttgaaatgaataGCATCTATAGGCTCGTTTGATGGGCTCAGTAAGACTGACTGTTGGTGTCTCTGCATTCCTGAGTTGCAGGTGTTTGTAGAGAATAGTACTGCAGTATTTTTGGCATCaccttccttattattttcctGATGTTTGGACCACACATGGCCCAATTCTCAAAGCAGATATGGCAGAGAGAATAGCAACATATGGAGAATGAGCTGACTGCCAGAGCCTTAGCAGCTGGAGGGTAAGAGCCACGCCATCAACACCATGAGGCATAAGCAATAGAGTTCCCTCGACTTGAAAAACCAAGCGGCCAAATCAGAAGCAATTTAGTTTTGGCCTAGGCGCAAGTGACATTCATGCAGTCAGACGGGAAGCAGCCTATGAGAATGCCATGTGTCCTGAGACATGCCAGACCCACCAGGAGAGGCCAATGGTTGAAGTTATAACTACACCAAAAGGGCCATTAAGTCTTTCATGGAATAATGAAGTGATTTGAAGCTTGCATTTTCTTTAAGCATTGGTAATGggaaataaagattaaatgcaATCAGTTTTTTCTCCAATATACAATTCATATCCTGATGATGCATTTACGTTGGCAAATGCTTTTGTTTTGGGTtaaaaagagagggaaaaaagaaagttaTAAGAGGATATCATGAATGGTGAATGAACTTCGTCAAAATGATTCAACTCTAGGCATGTGATGGGCTCATTATGTAGTGAGATGTTGGAGAGGCGTGATTTGGTAGATAGGATTTCGAAGGATTCCATTGATTACTACAATTACTGCTTGTTAGCGAAAGTTAAtgtttattcttaatttaaatattagtattaatgtattattaatttaacttagaataaaagataattattattatttattggaaTTAGAGTAGAAGATAGAGTTTGAGAGGAAAAGATAAACttgttcttttaattttagttagTCAAAGTTTATCCTCCTCAAAtgttattttgtatataaaatatttatcaatcatTAATGAGAATATAATGCCatattttctcaatctttttcttttgccaTATGGTATTTTATAAGCACCCTTTCCTTATCATTTGTGATCCAAGCCTTTTGTCTTTTGTATCTTGTCCACTCTTTATTACtcctcttctttcttctctttttctctttgatagatttttttCATGGGATTGTCGAAGCCTATGCCATTCTTCCCTTTCTTGTTGCCTTTCCCACTTGTCCCTCTATATCTAGCTCTCATCTTCATGCTCAACAGAATGGTGATCATCGAGGTTATCTCTTATTCTTAGTTGATCATCTTTCTTAGAAAGGCTATTAGGAAACCTGCATTTCTCCATTTCCTGGTCTTGAATCATGTGGGGTGCTTGTATTCTATCCTAGGCTTCCTTAGATCTATCATAATAGAGTACTATGGCttcaaaaaccattataaaataaagaactaGAGATTAGAAATTTCATACCTGTGATTTGGATATTCCCATATTAATTTCCATTCGATGAAGATTCTAAAACCATGGTGGTCATTATAGAACTTGTCTACCAACAATCTTTCACTTGGTCTTTCCCTTCATGGTTTTTGGCATGAGAGAATGGTAaacttctctctttctttttaagggaggctagggtttctctttttggaattttaaaaaattgaacagGAAGAATGAAGTTAATTTAAAACCCAATGGAGGTTTATATAGGTTTCCTTGTGGacttaagtgactcaagccctAATTGGGCTTGGTCACCTAATCCAACCCacttgggtcctaattaattaattagaccTGATGAgctttgattaattaattaattaattaacctattCCAGAAAGTTAATTCATAAGATTTAGTGGAACCTTGCGTTTTaaccaaaacactcttatgcacacttatgaatcACATACCCAAAATACCCTAAAAAAGTATGCCACCATGAACTAGGAGCTCAAGTGGGAACCATCAGGATTCATAGGAAAATACTGACTCTCtctaaatctaattttgaagttaactTAACACTCCACTAAAGAGAGTCAAATGCACTTTAATCTCTTATGAAATCATAATGAGACAAAGCTTGTGCCTCTAACCCATTATTTATTACATGCAAATTCTTTGTGAATCAATGTCCATAATCTAATAGGGTAGTGCTATCAACCCATTAAGATTATCTTACCAAtctttgagttatagatccacccattatatgatcaattggcATACTTtagctctaaggagcatatgtccaTAGATTTCATTATCACATAtcttttggatcacccaaggggatacACTGTCTCAATTTCATAAGacatcatggtgtctctattgagaatacctgttgccaccAACCTCAATTAACAAAAACTagatccataaggatatatgaccacattaGGGTCTCATCCATAAGTTAAAACCTCATGTTGATTTCAACATAGACTCAATATATTCTCAAGGTTAAAATTCcatgcaacatagtagcttagtgaatcatgacaatctgATAGCCTTACGTCATGATTCATTGTAAGCCATCTCTCTAATTAGAAGGTAGTGTACTACAGTCTCTACTGGATTACCAAGATCCATGAATTGATTGTGAACAATTTATCATCTTGCAAGGAAATAATGACTTGTATCCTCTATGCAATTTTTAATGTTcctaagttatgtacaatgcaagtgatatgagcagaatgctcaaatcaatgtcaatgtaTAAAAGGGGATAACAAGGGGACagtaaactctaactttgttatatcaAGTCTTGCTTTTATGAACTCAATCCAAACATAGGCAAGGTGCATTGATTTACTAGTCGCAATGTAGTGTGAGGGTGATCTACTAAGGAGCATGAGGTATTACTTCAAGAATATGGAAGAATAGTATAGGTGTTGACTGGTGTAAAAcccttatcattttttatttttaatgggaaTAACTACTTccattagaaaatatatatatatatatatatatatatatatatatatatatatatatatatatatatatatatatataatatataagagCATGTTTTGAACATAGTAGAATATAGGTGGCTACTTCTTGTATATACCTATGAACAAGAATAGAAGATCAATCAGTGGAACAAAGCCTAAGTAAGAATGAGATAGGTTTGATAATGGAGGCAACAAAGTTAATGCCAAGACTCTTTACTGTATTTTCAATGGTATTAGTCTTGATGACTTCAGAAGGATATATAATAGCATGTAAATACTCTTAAGAACTTTTGGATAGATTAAATTTAACTCATGAGGACACTTCTATTGTGAAGTTATCCAAATTGCAAATGTTAACTACCTAATTTGAAAGTATTAGAATGAATGAAGatgaggttttttatttttttattttaacttggTTGAGAAAATTTCATATGCAAAGGTAGCTAGGAAAGATTTGAGACATTTTCTTAAGAGATTTAGGCCTAAAGTAGCTATTATAGAAAAAAGTAAGAATGTGGATGCATTGATAGTGGGTGGGTTAGTAGGTTACCTACAAACCTATGGGATGACTCTTCTCTTATCAAAGAGATCTAAAAGGTCAACTTTAAAGgcatattgaaaagaaaaagtttagTTTAAATATGAGAATGAAACAATTCTTACTTAATCTAAAATCTCTATGTTTAAATGTAAGGCTTATATGGAACTCTAGAAAAAGATAAACAATAAAGAAGATGCAAAAGAAAGGTAAAAGGAATGGACTTAAGAATGAACCTAAAGCAAAGACTTGTCTAAATTAAATCAAGTTGAATACTTTAATTATGGTAGGAAAGAGCACTTTACTTTTGATTGCCTTAGCCCTAaaacgaaaaaaagaaaaggttataCAAGTTACTTTAGAGTGATTTTGAGTCCAATGAGTatgaattatattattttaatgaaattaatgatAACCCTAATTTTATTGCATTTG
This DNA window, taken from Vitis riparia cultivar Riparia Gloire de Montpellier isolate 1030 chromosome 13, EGFV_Vit.rip_1.0, whole genome shotgun sequence, encodes the following:
- the LOC117927452 gene encoding trihelix transcription factor ASIL1-like isoform X1 produces the protein MLAAKTHVKSLEWEDMDREPNQEDPPLLPTNNSKEDSPRKPLGGGSSGGGGGGGGAGGADRLKRDEWSEGAVSSLLEAYETKWVLRNRAKLKGHDWEEVARHVSSRANCTKSPKTQTQCKNKIESMKKRYRSESATPDASSWPLFQRLDLLLRGSGAPPMPPPVTTPLMLLETLPPQPPPPPSQPPHPLMITQNSHESNGLHRAAKEDAVGTKLSDHASDKVPMETDSSTPALYSEKEKLKSKKIKMRIEKKKRRRREDWEVAESIRWLAEVVVRSEQARMDTMRELERMRVEADAKRGEMDLKRTEIIANTQLEIARLFAGSGKGVDSSLRIGRS
- the LOC117927452 gene encoding trihelix transcription factor ASIL1-like isoform X2 — its product is MDREPNQEDPPLLPTNNSKEDSPRKPLGGGSSGGGGGGGGAGGADRLKRDEWSEGAVSSLLEAYETKWVLRNRAKLKGHDWEEVARHVSSRANCTKSPKTQTQCKNKIESMKKRYRSESATPDASSWPLFQRLDLLLRGSGAPPMPPPVTTPLMLLETLPPQPPPPPSQPPHPLMITQNSHESNGLHRAAKEDAVGTKLSDHASDKVPMETDSSTPALYSEKEKLKSKKIKMRIEKKKRRRREDWEVAESIRWLAEVVVRSEQARMDTMRELERMRVEADAKRGEMDLKRTEIIANTQLEIARLFAGSGKGVDSSLRIGRS